The proteins below come from a single Gimesia alba genomic window:
- a CDS encoding DUF4007 family protein: MFKSLMNLQIRENIVTRFSGHETFTLRYTWLPKAVHHIKSDPELFSREDAMVSLGVGKNMVRSIRHWALAFGVLEDDPNIPNNRGRTLRLSQLGEALFGDDGIDPYLENMSTLWLLHYNLVSKPDSPTTWFYAFNLFPRMEFSSKQLLDELQNLNNETENKKVSSSIIQRDINCFIRTYVPPKKSKNEVIEDTLDCPFVELALLRETTTPNSFCFCRGTHSSLPTEILVFALLDFWDTYNPGINSLKFEDIAYEVGSPGRVFKLSEVALSEHLHKLDTVTKGALRFDSTAGLSQVYRSRDYAPQDALKNLRSSRSK; encoded by the coding sequence ATGTTTAAGTCCTTAATGAATCTACAAATACGCGAAAACATAGTAACCCGTTTCTCAGGGCACGAGACATTTACCTTGAGATATACCTGGTTACCTAAAGCGGTCCACCACATAAAATCTGATCCCGAGCTTTTTTCAAGAGAAGATGCAATGGTCTCTTTGGGGGTTGGTAAAAATATGGTGCGATCTATACGGCATTGGGCTTTAGCATTCGGGGTTTTGGAAGATGATCCAAATATTCCAAATAACCGAGGGAGAACCCTCCGACTTAGCCAGCTAGGGGAAGCATTATTCGGTGATGATGGGATAGATCCATATTTAGAGAATATGAGCACCCTCTGGTTACTTCATTATAATTTAGTCAGCAAACCAGATTCTCCAACAACTTGGTTTTATGCATTCAACCTTTTTCCACGCATGGAATTCTCCAGCAAGCAATTGCTTGATGAATTGCAAAACTTAAACAACGAAACTGAGAATAAAAAAGTATCAAGCTCAATAATTCAACGTGACATCAATTGCTTCATCAGAACCTATGTCCCACCAAAGAAGTCAAAAAACGAAGTAATTGAAGATACCTTAGATTGCCCCTTTGTTGAATTAGCACTACTTCGAGAAACTACTACACCGAATAGTTTTTGCTTTTGCAGAGGAACTCATTCTTCACTCCCGACTGAAATTCTAGTATTTGCCCTTCTTGACTTTTGGGACACCTATAATCCTGGGATTAACTCTCTAAAATTTGAAGACATCGCATACGAAGTAGGCAGTCCTGGCCGAGTATTTAAACTTTCAGAGGTCGCTCTTTCCGAACATTTACACAAACTCGATACAGTGACTAAAGGTGCTTTGCGTTTTGATTCAACAGCAGGTTTGAGCCAGGTATATCGTTCTAGAGATTATGCCCCACAAGATGCTCTCAAAAACCTTCGATCCAGCAGGAGTAAGTAA
- a CDS encoding DUF2958 domain-containing protein yields the protein MWNHESPEYYASKLPKLYETESVSPQDKIIHEHLFIGNCDWFAAEFGLEEQLFFGYAILNGDYQMAEWGYFSLPELESINVNGFEVDRDLFWKPKKASEIEQICLGEGWK from the coding sequence ATGTGGAATCATGAATCTCCTGAATACTACGCTTCAAAGCTTCCTAAGCTCTATGAAACTGAATCTGTTTCACCCCAGGACAAAATTATTCATGAGCATCTCTTCATCGGGAATTGCGACTGGTTCGCAGCAGAGTTTGGTTTAGAAGAGCAATTGTTTTTTGGATACGCAATATTAAACGGCGATTACCAAATGGCGGAGTGGGGATACTTCAGTCTTCCAGAACTTGAATCAATCAATGTCAACGGATTTGAAGTGGATCGCGATCTATTTTGGAAGCCAAAGAAAGCGAGTGAGATTGAACAGATTTGCTTGGGCGAAGGATGGAAATGA
- a CDS encoding RNA polymerase sigma factor, with product MNIEEFNCLFLQKREQLLSYAGSILKNQPDAEDIVQRAYLNISKLVTREVKDIRPAYLFRTVQNLCLNHLEKTNTQVQGIPFDLSCSETYSSTRPEFNETYHDSLFVDCSPLEESVFRQRLEDGESYQIVGDKFGISYGNTRQLYHRAKSKVELRLICNYFREGQFSTFNSFPLLNEEQASKIAEFIGSAHWSEEALFAALENRVLNNTIKNTVMILRSLLPKQGAEPNSTEKVLIQLLGSGRLYRGQNMYIAEALIDHDYRRHIHRFRRSFLERIHEMDDRPATRQLTRKEKKSRKFICLHDLKSIRNIGQHISEAKVREFARQYETGTGSVDINRCLSLQLTRLHPDNEDVIRTVVNKLYDEPDQTNACYVISYLRTLGPRDHPSLYTSDLLKVAEKTADQWSGNAYLEASVRHLHQLVNRVTAG from the coding sequence ATGAACATCGAGGAGTTCAACTGCTTATTCCTGCAAAAGAGAGAACAGCTTCTGTCATATGCTGGTAGTATTTTAAAAAATCAGCCCGATGCAGAGGATATTGTTCAAAGAGCCTATCTCAATATTTCAAAGCTCGTTACCAGAGAAGTAAAGGATATCCGACCGGCTTATCTATTTCGAACGGTCCAGAATCTTTGCCTGAACCATTTGGAAAAAACAAACACGCAAGTTCAAGGCATCCCCTTCGACCTTAGTTGCTCAGAGACATATTCGAGCACCAGGCCGGAATTCAATGAAACTTACCACGACTCTTTGTTTGTAGATTGCTCTCCGTTAGAAGAATCTGTATTCAGACAACGTTTGGAAGATGGTGAGTCCTACCAAATCGTTGGGGATAAATTCGGCATCTCTTATGGAAATACTCGTCAGCTCTACCATAGAGCAAAGTCAAAAGTCGAACTTAGATTGATTTGTAATTACTTTCGCGAAGGACAGTTTAGTACCTTCAATTCCTTTCCCCTGCTGAATGAGGAACAAGCAAGCAAGATCGCTGAATTTATTGGCTCCGCGCATTGGTCCGAAGAAGCCTTGTTTGCTGCATTGGAAAATCGAGTGTTAAACAACACGATTAAAAACACAGTGATGATTTTGAGAAGCCTGCTCCCTAAACAAGGAGCAGAACCGAATTCAACAGAAAAGGTTCTAATTCAACTATTGGGTTCAGGACGGCTCTATCGCGGACAAAATATGTATATTGCCGAGGCATTGATTGACCACGACTACCGACGGCACATTCATCGATTCCGCAGGTCATTCCTGGAACGTATTCATGAAATGGATGATAGACCTGCCACAAGGCAGTTGACACGTAAAGAGAAAAAATCTCGTAAATTTATATGTCTGCATGACCTTAAGAGCATTCGAAATATTGGCCAGCATATTTCTGAAGCCAAAGTAAGAGAATTCGCAAGGCAATATGAAACAGGTACAGGATCAGTAGATATTAACCGGTGTTTGAGCCTCCAGTTAACTCGCTTACATCCTGATAATGAAGATGTGATACGGACTGTTGTTAACAAGCTATACGATGAGCCAGACCAAACCAATGCATGCTATGTCATAAGTTATTTGCGAACCCTTGGCCCACGAGATCACCCAAGCCTTTACACATCAGATTTATTAAAAGTTGCGGAAAAGACAGCAGATCAATGGAGCGGAAACGCTTATTTAGAAGCATCCGTACGACATCTACATCAACTGGTAAATCGTGTAACCGCAGGATAG
- a CDS encoding HesA/MoeB/ThiF family protein: MAHKESDWHITLIVQSQERLHACKKIALSGVIHQHERVMILFCEDQAPPGVKFLGWFHFQETNFEKGLSVIETKQGLLAQGAPLNQPASVQLLLFADVFLRTPFSGEHIQQLKKSCVALFGVGSIGSAIAKSLVRAGVENILLIDPDRLSLTNVFRHECSMLDVGRYKVTALAQSLLQINPQLSLKTMAENIFQWPSAQLENLLENVSVVIDSTDRPSARLTTASLGYELHKPVVHAGCFEEGRGGEVFWHIPDVKEPCYWCLREGMAQPPKSRTIDYSTAQGPDDFKGEPGLDAVTKSIAMAAVQISLALLLRGMPDCQLSLVLTTQSNYLLLGNAFSNNFYRFKGPFHTFFQPFNGPRKSCSLCQKTTH, translated from the coding sequence ATGGCACACAAAGAATCAGACTGGCACATCACGCTTATTGTCCAAAGTCAAGAGCGTCTTCACGCTTGCAAGAAAATAGCTCTGTCAGGAGTTATTCATCAACACGAAAGAGTAATGATTCTTTTTTGCGAAGACCAGGCTCCACCGGGCGTAAAATTTCTTGGCTGGTTTCATTTCCAAGAAACCAATTTTGAGAAAGGCTTATCGGTCATCGAGACAAAGCAGGGATTGTTGGCACAAGGCGCACCTCTTAATCAACCGGCTTCGGTGCAACTTTTGTTATTCGCTGATGTATTTTTAAGGACACCGTTTTCAGGGGAACATATTCAGCAGCTTAAAAAGAGCTGTGTTGCCTTGTTTGGTGTTGGCAGTATTGGAAGTGCCATTGCCAAGAGCCTTGTGCGTGCCGGTGTTGAAAACATATTGCTTATAGATCCTGATCGTCTCAGTTTGACGAATGTGTTCCGGCATGAATGTTCCATGCTGGATGTCGGAAGATATAAAGTTACTGCCCTGGCACAATCCTTGTTGCAAATCAATCCGCAACTGTCTTTGAAAACAATGGCAGAAAATATTTTCCAGTGGCCTTCGGCACAACTTGAAAACCTTCTGGAAAATGTTTCTGTTGTGATTGACTCGACTGACCGACCCTCAGCACGTCTCACAACGGCCAGTCTCGGGTATGAATTACATAAGCCAGTTGTTCATGCTGGATGTTTTGAAGAAGGACGCGGCGGAGAAGTGTTCTGGCATATTCCAGACGTCAAAGAACCTTGCTATTGGTGTCTTCGTGAAGGAATGGCCCAGCCTCCCAAAAGTCGCACTATTGATTACAGCACGGCACAAGGTCCAGATGATTTTAAAGGAGAACCCGGCCTTGATGCAGTCACAAAAAGTATCGCAATGGCGGCAGTGCAGATTTCTTTAGCGTTATTGTTACGCGGGATGCCTGATTGCCAATTATCTTTGGTATTGACAACACAAAGTAACTACCTGCTGTTGGGCAATGCTTTCTCAAACAATTTTTATCGGTTCAAGGGACCGTTTCATACGTTTTTTCAGCCATTTAACGGCCCCCGTAAATCGTGTTCATTATGTCAAAAAACAACTCATTAG